The following proteins are encoded in a genomic region of Jaculus jaculus isolate mJacJac1 chromosome 13, mJacJac1.mat.Y.cur, whole genome shotgun sequence:
- the Fbxo21 gene encoding F-box only protein 21 produces the protein MAAAAAAAAAAAVDSAMEVVPAQAEEAAPETTGLSCLVQLPGEVLEYILCSGSLTALDIGRVSSTCRRLREVCQSSGKVWKEQFRVRWPSLMKHYSPTDYVNWLEEYKVRQKAGLEARKIVASFSKRFFSEHVPCNGFSDIENLEGPEIFFEDELVCILNMEGRKALTWKYYAKKILYYLRQQKILNNLKAFLQQPGDYESYLEGAVYIDQYCNPLSDISLKDIQAQIDSIVELVCKTLRSINSRHPSLAFKAGECSMIMEVELQSQVLDAMNYVLYDQLKFKGNRMDYYNALNLYMHQVLIRRTGIPISMSLLYLTIARQLGVPLEPVNFPSHFLLRWCQGAEGATLDIFDYIYIDAFGKGKQLTVKECEYLIGQHVTAALYGVVNVKKVLQRMVGNLLSLGKREGIDQSYQLLRDSLDLYLAMYPDQVQLLLLQARLYFHLGIWPEKVLDILQHIQTLDPGQHGAVGYLVQHTLEHIERKKEEVGVEVKLRSEEKHRDVCYSIGLIMKHKRYGYNCVIYGWDPTCMMGHEWIRNMNVHSLPHGHHQPFYNVLVEDGSCRYAAQENLEYNVEPQEISHPDVGRYFSEFTGTHYIPNAELELRYPEDLEFVYETVQNIYSAKKESGAE, from the exons ATGGCGGCTGCGGCGgctgcagcggcggcggcggccgtggACAGCGCGATGGAGGTGGTGCCGGCGCAGGCGGAGGAGGCCGCGCCCGAGACGACGGGCCTCAGTTGCCTGGTGCAGCTGCCGGGCGAGGTGCTGGAGTACATCCTGTGCAGCGGCTCGCTCACGGCGCTCGACATCGGGCGCGTGTCCAGCACCTGCCGGCGGCTGCGCGAGGTGTGCCAGAGCAGCGGGAAGGTGTGGAAGGAGCAGTTCCGGGTGAG GTGGCCTTCCCTTATGAAACACTACAGCCCCACCGACTACGTCAATTGGTTGGAGGAGTATAAAGTTCGGCAGAAAGCTGGGTTAGAAGCCCGGAAGATTGTAGCCTCGTTCTCAAAGAGGTTCTTTTCCGAGCAC GTTCCTTGTAATGGCTTCAGTGACATTGAAAACCTTGAGGGAccagaaatattttttgaggATGAGCTGGTATGCATCCTAAATATGGAAGGAAG AAAAGCTTTGACCTGGAAATACTATGCAAAAAAAATTCTCTACTACCTGCGGCAGCAGAAGATCTTAAACAACCTGAAGGCTTTCCTTCAGCAGCCTGGAGACTACGAGTCCTACCTTGAAG GTGCCGTCTACATTGACCAGTACTGCAACCCTCTCTCTGACATCAGCCTCAAAGACATCCAGGCCCAGATTGACAGCATTGTGGAGCTCGTGTGCAAAACCCTGCGCAGCATCAACAGCCGCCACCCCAGCCTGGCCTTCAAGGCAG GTGAGTGCTCCATGATAATGGAGGTAGAACTCCAGAGCCAGGTGCTGGATGCCATGAACTATGTCCTCTACGACCAGCTGAAGTTCAAGGGGAACCGAATGGATTACTATAATGCCCTAAACCTGTATATGCACCAG GTTTTGATCCGCAGAACGGGAATCCCCATCAGTATGTCTCTGCTCTATCTGACCATCGCCCGGCAGTTGGGAGTCCCGCTGGAGCCCGTCAACTTCCCAAGCCACTTCTTACTGAGGTGGTGCCAAGGCGCAGAAGG GGCGACTCTGGACATCTTTGACTACATCTACATAGACGCTTTTGGGAAAGGCAAGCAGCTGACGGTGAAGGAGTGTGAGTACCTGATCGGCCAGCACGTGACGGCGGCGCTGTACGGCGTGGTCAACGTGAAGAAGGTGCTGCAGCGCATGGTGGGCAACCTGCTGAGCCTGGGCAAGAG GGAAGGCATCGACCAGTCGTACCAGCTCCTCAGAGACTCCTTGGACCTGTACCTGGCAATGTACCCAGACCAGGTTCAGCTCCTGCTCCTCCAGGCCCGGCTCTACTTCCACTTGGGTATCTGGCCAGAGAAG GTGCTTGACATCCTCCAGCACATCCAGACCCTTGACCCCGGGCAGCACGGGGCGGTGGGCTACCTGGTGCAGCACACGCTCGAGCACATCGAGCGCAAAAAGGAGGAGGTAGGCGTGGAGGTTAAGCTGCGCTCTGAGGAGAAGCACAGGGATGTCTGCTACTCCATCGGGCTCATTATGAAGCACAAGAG GTATGGCTACAACTGTGTGATCTATGGCTGGGACCCGACCTGCATGATGGGCCACGAGTGGATCCGGAACATGAATGTGCACAGCCTGCCTCACGGCCACCATCAGCCCTTCTACAACGTGCTGGTGGAGGATGGCTCCTGTCGATACGCAGCCCAGG AAAACTTGGAATACAACGTGGAGCCTCAAGAAATCTCACACCCAGACGTGGGACGCTACTTCTCCGAGTTCACCGGCACGCACTACATCCCAAATGCAGAGCTGGAGCTTCGGTATCCAGAGGACCTGGAGTTTGTGTATGAGACGGTGCAGAATATTTACAGTGCAAAGAAAGAGAGCGGAGCCGAGTAG